The Ciconia boyciana chromosome 2, ASM3463844v1, whole genome shotgun sequence genome has a segment encoding these proteins:
- the GAREM1 gene encoding GRB2-associated and regulator of MAPK protein 1: protein MDPGPPLGCSLKDVKWSAVAVPLDLLVSTYRLPQIARLDSGETVEGLRESDYLLIHSCRQWTTITAHSLEEGHYVIGPKIEIPVHYAGQFKLLEQDRDIKEPVQYFNSVEEVAKAFPERVYVMEEITFNVKVASGECNEDTEVYNITLSTGDELTLMGQAEILYAKSSKEKSRLNTIFKKIGKLNSISKLGRGKMPCLICMNHRTNESISLPFQCKGKFSTRSPLEVQMQEGEHTIRNIVEKTRLPVNVTVPSPTPRNPYDLHFIREGHRYKFVNIQTKTVVVCCVLRGNKIIPMHFPLHLTLPKFTLPDSLVKGELWHESLIQHWFNICQEQFDIDEYSRAVRDVKTDWNEDCKSPKKSRCTGHSHVPNSLSYARDELTQSFHRLSVCVYGNNLHGNSEVNLHGCRDLCSEWALFSHDALQYQESGDSSSDYLFPEVSEESMFLPTKPELPYEELWLDQGSGKAGDQPLTRSLSEKNKCDNYRGSFRSKCGTTSLPVPATVGATTKSSDVSLPPPPVPPKSEAVKEECRLLNAPPVPPRSSKPSSTSPSIPPRTVKPARQQTRSPSPTLSYYSSGLHNINVTESDNTNPTESTPVSCYPCNMMKTESKEPESTMPLGSPSTEALPSRLSWPNHFSGTAEGLNRSDFLLDPSRSYSYPRQKTPGTPKRNCPAPLTFDFDGCELPAGYSPLTPAEFTNTISSCPKSASYSLDCTDEKTLGVSNTKQSHSCPALPPRAPKSSEEKTVTDMCPLPLKIDGAEEELKTGSPDHLEDQYLVKKGMQDTFSVSYPFSSPLHLQLAPRSCGDGSPWQPPTDLSGLSIEEVSKSLRFIGLSEDVISFFVTEKIDGNLLVQLTEEILSEDFKLSKLQVKKILQFINGWRPKM from the exons GGCAGTTTAAGCTGCTGGAACAAGACCGAGATATTAAGGAGCCAGTGCAGTATTTTAACAGTGTGGAGGAGGTGGCTAAAGCATTTCCTGAACGAGTTTACGTCATGGAGGAAATAACATTCAACGTTAAG gTGGCTTCAGGTGAATGCAATGAAGACACTGAGGTTTACAACATTACCCTTAGTACTGGGGATGAGCTCACTTTAATGGGGCAAGCAGAAATCCTTTATGCAAAATCTTCTAAGGAGAAGTCACGACTCAACACCATCTTCAAAAAAATCGGGAAACTTAATTCAATTAGTAAGCTAGGCAGAGGTAAAATGCCCTGCCTCATCTGCATGAACCACAGGACCAACGAAAGCATCAGTCTCCCCTTCCAGTGTAAGGGCAAGTTTAGCACCCGCAGCCCACTGGAGGTGCAGATGCAAGAAGGTGAGCACACGATTCGCAATATAGTAGAAAAAACCAGGCTGCCCGTTAACGTGACTGTGCCGAGTCCTACACCAAGAAACCCTTATGACCTGCATTTTATCCGTGAAGGGCACAGGTACAAGTTTGTCAACATTCAGACCAAGACTGTGGTGGTTTGTTGTGTGCTTCGTGGCAACAAAATTATTCCCATGCATTTTCCCTTGCACTTGACGCTTCCGAAATTTACTCTACCCGACAGTCTGGTGAAGGGGGAGCTGTGGCATGAATCCCTCATCCAGCACTGGTTTAATATATGCCAGGAACAGTTTGACATAGATGAGTATTCCCGTGCAGTGCGAGATGTGAAAACTGACTGGAACGAAGACTGCAAGAGCCCAAAGAAGAGCCGATGCACGGGGCACAGCCATGTGCCGAACTCCCTCAGCTACGCGCGGGACGAGCTTACACAGTCCTTCCACCGCCTTTCGGTGTGCGTCTATGGAAACAACTTGCATGGGAACAGTGAAGTGAACCTCCACGGCTGCAGGGACTTGTGTAGCGAGTGGGCCCTGTTCTCTCATGATGCTCTTCAGTACCAGGAGTCTGGTGACAGTAGCAGCGATTacctttttcctgaagttagCGAAGAATCGATGTTTCTGCCTACAAAACCAGAACTTCCTTACGAAGAGCTGTGGTTGGACCAAGGGTCTGGAAAGGCTGGTGACCAGCCTCTCACTCGCTCGCTAAGTGAGAAGAACAAATGTGACAACTACAGAGGGTCTTTCCGATCAAAGTGTGGTACCACATCGCTTCCTGTGCCTGCCACTGTTGGAGCAACCACCAAGTCTTCAGATGTTTCCCTACCTCCACCTCCAGTGCCTCCCAAATCAGAAGCA GTAAAAGAAGAATGCAGGCTCCTGAATGCTCCCCCTGTCCCACCACGGAGTTCAAAGCCATCCTCCACCAGTCCTTCCATCCCGCCTCGCACAGTCAAACCTGCACGACAGCAGACCCGCTCTCCTAGCCCTACTCTGTCCTACTACTCTTCAGGACTGCACAACAT CAATGTCACAGAGAGCGACAACACCAACCCAACTGAGAGCACACCTGTTTCCTGCTACCCTTGTAACATGATGAAAACCGAATCCAAAGAGCCTGAGAGCACGATGCCTTTGGGAAGCCCCTCAACTGAAGCTCTGCCTTCGAGGTTATCTTGGCCAAACCATTTTTCAGGAACTGCTGAAGGCCTGAATAGGAGTGATTTCCTGCTCGATCCGAGCAGGAGCTACAGTTACCCCAGACAGAAGACTCCAGGTACGCCAAAGAGAAACTGTCCAGCACCTTTGACTTTTGACTTCGATGGGTGTGAGCTCCCAGCGGGGTACTCCCCGCTGACCCCAGCAGAGTTCACGAACACCATCTCTAGCTGTCCAAAGTCAGCAAGTTACTCTCTAGACTGCACTGATGAGAAAACTCTGGGAGTCAGCAACACAAAGCAGAGCCATTCATGTCCTGCCTTACCTCCTCGGGCACCGAAGTCAAGTGAAGAGAAGACAGTTACAGACATGTGTCCCTTGCCGCTGAAAATAGATGGTGCCGAGGAGGAGTTGAAAACTGGCTCTCCGGACCACTTGGAAGATCAGTATCTCGTTAAAAAGGGCATGCAGGATACGTTCTCTGTGTCTTATCCCTTCTCGTCTCCCCTCCACCTCCAGTTAGCACCACGATCTTGTGGGGATGGCTCTCCCTGGCAGCCACCCACAGACCTTTCTGGACTCTCGATAGAGGAAGTGTCTAAATCGCTTAGGTTTATTGGTCTGTCGGAAGATGTCATATCATTTTTTGTTACCGAGAAGATTGATGGCAATTTACTGGTTCAGCTTACAGAAGAAATCCTATCAGAAGACTTTAAGCTAAGCAAATTGCAGGTTAAGAAAATACTACAGTTCATTAATGGCTGGCGGCCCAAGATGTGA